A genome region from Megalobrama amblycephala isolate DHTTF-2021 linkage group LG18, ASM1881202v1, whole genome shotgun sequence includes the following:
- the LOC125252451 gene encoding gastrula zinc finger protein XlCGF7.1-like, producing the protein MEFKEEPCRIKDEDTEEQTDLMEQSEVEEKLHQFQKPQQRGENCSYTCSQCGKRLASKSGLKKHMRIHNEEKPFTCHQCGKSFTWAKSLQIHLLFHSGERSFGCDQCDKKFILEATLKRHMKSHAGVKPHVCSDCGKSFSILETLKQHERIHTGMKTHVCIDCGKSFARSGHLKGHEIVHTGVKPYKCSHCGKCFARLGHLKGHERVHTGEKPHQCSSCGKSFSQSSNLRTHKKKCCPK; encoded by the exons ATGGAGTTTAAAGAAGAAccttgcagaataaaagatgaagatacagaggaacaaacag ACCTGATGGAACaaagtgaagtggaggagaaactCCATCAGTTTCAGAAACCTCAACAGAGAGGAGAGAATTGTTCTTAcacctgctctcagtgtggaaagagacTCGCATCTAAATCAGGCTTAAAGaaacacatgaggatccacaatGAAGAGAAACCCTTCACATgccatcagtgtggaaagagcttcacaTGGGCAAAAAGTCTCCAAATCCATCTGCTGTTTCACTCAGGAGAACGATCATTTGGCTGTGATCAGTGTGACAAGAAATTTATTTTGGAAGCAACCCTGAAAAGACACATGAAAAGTCATGCAGGTGTGAAGCCTCACGTGTGTTCTgattgtggaaagagtttttcaatATTGGAGACTTTAAAACAGCATGAGCGTATTCATACTGGTATGAAAACTCATGTGTGCATTGACTGTGGGAAGAGTTTCGCTCGGTCAGGACACCTGAAAGGTCATGAGATAGTTCATACTGGAGTAAAACCGTACAAGTGCTCACACTGTGGAAAGTGTTTTGCTCGGTTAGGACATCTGAAAGGTCATGaaagagttcatactggagagaaaccgcACCAGTGCTCTtcatgtgggaagagtttcagcCAATCATCTAATCTACGGACTCATAAGAAAAAGTGTTGTCCAAAGTGA